The Nostoc sp. PCC 7524 nucleotide sequence ATCCCCGATATGGAAGGCGATCGCCTATACAATATCACTACCTTTACTATTCAATTAGGTTCCCAGGCTGTATTTAATTTAGCTCTATGGATACTGACGATTTGCTATTTAGGTATGGTGATAGTTGGTGTGCTACGTGTAGAGTCTATTAACCCAGAGTTTTTAGTGATTTCTCATTTAGTAGTATTGTGTTGGATGTGGGTGCGGAGTTTGGCAGTAGACTTACAAGATAAACAAGCGATCGCTCAATTTTATCAATTCATCTGGAAGCTATTTTTCCTAGAATACTTAATGTTCCCTGTTGCCTGTCTTTTAGCGTAAAATCATGTTTAATAATTTGCAAATAAATGATATTTTGGCAATTATTGTAGTTGCTCTTGGTATTTCATTACTGATTTATTTTGCTAGCAAAACTTTAATTACCGCCAATTTATTCCAACAAGGCGTTAACCTTTATCAACAGCAAGACTATGAAGGCGCAGAAGCAGCTTTTAGAAAGGTGATTAATATTAACTCTACAAATGATGTTGTGCGCTTATTTTTAGGTGATGTTTTAAAAGCGCAAGACAAAATTGCAGAAGCTACAGAATTATACCAAGAAGTAATTCAACGTAGTCCTAAAAATCCTGAAGCTTATCTGCGTCTAGCCAATATTTTGATGCAGCAAAATCAACAAGCAGCAGCTACAGCTAATTTAAAAAAATCTCAAGAACTATTCCAAAAGCAACGCCAACCTCAAAAAGCTCAAAGAATTAATCAACTATTAGATAAAATGGGTGCTAAATCAAGTTAAATTCCCATCAAAATGCAATATAAAAATACTGTGTTTTGCTACATATAACCCCAGCTAAACGGCTAATGACTAATGACTAACACAGGCAAAGTTTACCTTGTAGGTGCAGGGTTGGGAGATGTGGCTTACCTCACGGTAAAAGCTCATAATTTGTTAGCTGTAGCTGAGGTTTTAGTCTACGATGCCCTAGTGGATGAGCAATTATTAGAATATGTCCCATCTGATTGCTTAAAGTTGGATGTGGGGAAACGTGGCGGAAAACCCAGCACACCCCAAACAGAAATTAATCAGTTACTCGTACAGCACTGTCAAGCAGGTAAACAAGTCGTCAGACTTAAATCAGGTGATCCGTTTATTTTTGGACGCTGTACCTCAGAAATTGCAGCTTTAAAAGCTAATAGCTGTGATTTTGAAGTCATCCCAGGAATTTCTTCCGCTTTAGCTGCGCCTTTACTGGCGGAGATTCCCTTGACAGATCCCGTGATGAGTCGCTGTTTTGCAGTGTTAACAGCCCACGAACCAGAAGCTTTAGACTGGGAAGCACTGTCACGGTTAGAGACATTAGTCATATTGATGGGAGGAAAAAACCTACCGGAAATTGTACATCAGCTAATGAAACACGGGCGATCGCATTTCACACCCATAGCCATTATTCGCTGGGCAGGTACTCCCCAACAACAGATTTGGAGTGGTCAACTAGGTAATATTATTGAAACAACGACTGGGTTATTACTTTCACCAGCTGTCATTGTGATTGGGGAAGTTGTCGGGCTACGTAATTTCCTACAACCTGAGACAATATCTTTAAAGCATTCGACTACAGCTATGTCTCATAACCTACCTCTTACTGGTAAAACCATCTTAGTTACCCGTTCAGTTGGACAATCGAGTGAATTTAGCGATCGCCTCACTAAATTTGGTGCTAAAGTCATCGAAATGCCAGCTTTAGAAATCGGCCCCCCTTCCAGTTGGCAAGCATTAGATCAAGCCATCAATAATTTATCTGCATTTCACTGGTTAGTTCTCACTTCCACCAACGGCGTAGATTATTTTTTTGACAGGCTGCACCTCAAAGGTAAAGACAGCCGTGCCTTAGCTGGGGTAAAAATTGCTGTTGTCGGTGAAAAAACTGCCCAAAGTCTGCAAAAGCGTGGACTCCAAGCGGACTTTATTCCTCCTAATTTTGTTGCTGACTCCTTAGTAGAAACATTTCCGGAAACACTTTCAGGGAAAAAGATTTTATTTCCCAGAGTCGAAAGTGGTGGTAGAGAAATATTAGTCAACGAATTCCACAGCAAAGGTGCAGAAGTCATCGAAGTTGCGGCTTATCAATCCTGTTGTCCTAGTCATATCGCCCCAGCCGCAGAATTAGCTTTAAAAACTGGCCAAGTCGATGTGATTACCTTTGCCAGTTCTAAAACTGTGCAGTTTTTCTGTCAACTTGTTAGCAAAATCTTCAGTAGCAATGTAGCCACTGCTTTGGAAGGAGTTTGTCTGGCTTCAATTGGCCCCCAAACTTCCAAAACTTGTCATGCTTTTTTAGGGCGGGTAGATGTTGAGGCTGAAGAATATACTCTCGATGGCTTAAGTCAAGCAATCATCAAATGGGTGCAGAATGCTGGCGTTGCACAATTCACAGATTAACAGTGCCAACATTATAGTACAGAAATACTAAAATATTCTATAGTCCAGCATTCATCATCCATCTGCCATGTCCAAAAACCTCCTCATCGTTGAATCCCCTGGAAAAGTCAAAAAACTCAGTCAAATCCTAGGTTCAGATTGGATTGTGCGCGCCAGTTGTGGACATATTCGGGAACTGAGCAATGAAGGTGATGATTCACTAGGCTTCAGCATGGATGGTGGTAGTGTGCGATGCCACTATATCCCTCGTGATCAACGAGCCAAGGAGACGATTCAAAAACTCAAAGCCGCCGTCAAACAAGTTGATCAAGTCGTTTTGGCAACAGATCCCGATCGGGAAGGTGAAACGATCGCTTGGCATCTGAAAGAGGTGCTAGGGCTGAGAGATCCAAAACGGGTTGTTTATACGGAAATTACAGCATCAGCAGTTAGGAAGGCGATCGCGAATTCGAGAAAACTTGATTTCAATTTAGTCG carries:
- a CDS encoding tetratricopeptide repeat protein, yielding MFNNLQINDILAIIVVALGISLLIYFASKTLITANLFQQGVNLYQQQDYEGAEAAFRKVININSTNDVVRLFLGDVLKAQDKIAEATELYQEVIQRSPKNPEAYLRLANILMQQNQQAAATANLKKSQELFQKQRQPQKAQRINQLLDKMGAKSS
- the cobA gene encoding uroporphyrinogen-III C-methyltransferase; protein product: MTNTGKVYLVGAGLGDVAYLTVKAHNLLAVAEVLVYDALVDEQLLEYVPSDCLKLDVGKRGGKPSTPQTEINQLLVQHCQAGKQVVRLKSGDPFIFGRCTSEIAALKANSCDFEVIPGISSALAAPLLAEIPLTDPVMSRCFAVLTAHEPEALDWEALSRLETLVILMGGKNLPEIVHQLMKHGRSHFTPIAIIRWAGTPQQQIWSGQLGNIIETTTGLLLSPAVIVIGEVVGLRNFLQPETISLKHSTTAMSHNLPLTGKTILVTRSVGQSSEFSDRLTKFGAKVIEMPALEIGPPSSWQALDQAINNLSAFHWLVLTSTNGVDYFFDRLHLKGKDSRALAGVKIAVVGEKTAQSLQKRGLQADFIPPNFVADSLVETFPETLSGKKILFPRVESGGREILVNEFHSKGAEVIEVAAYQSCCPSHIAPAAELALKTGQVDVITFASSKTVQFFCQLVSKIFSSNVATALEGVCLASIGPQTSKTCHAFLGRVDVEAEEYTLDGLSQAIIKWVQNAGVAQFTD